The Glycine soja cultivar W05 chromosome 8, ASM419377v2, whole genome shotgun sequence genome has a window encoding:
- the LOC114421836 gene encoding uncharacterized protein LOC114421836, which produces MGISSRSSSNRKPSDSMRLIVTTFVGIVFGFFIGVSFPALTTKLNLPSSLLPAIDISYIQEKYAGGNAPSFVKNNNSISSKHRLINDTFKIWVPSNPRGAERLPPEIIEAETDFYLRRLWGQPSEDLTSKPKYLVTFTVGYNQRYNIDANVKKFSENFTIVLFHYDGHTTEWDEFEWSKRAIHVSVRKQTKWWYAKRFLHPDIVAPYDYIFIWDEDLGVEHFNAEEYLKLVKKHGLEISQPGLEPNKGLTWQMTKRRGDREVHKETEEKPGWCADPHLPPCAAFVEIMAPVFSRDAWRCVWHMIQNDLVHGWGLDFALRKCVEPAHEKIGVVDSQWIIHQSVPSLGNQGESQPGKAPWHGVRERCKREWTMFQSRLANAEDAYYRAVGGDMFNSTTP; this is translated from the exons ATGGGGATCAGTTCTCGAAG TTCTTCCAACAGAAAACCAAGTGATAGTATGAGGCTTATTGTGACAACTTTTGTTGGAATAGTTTTTGGCTTCTTTATAGGAGTATCATTTCCAGCATTGACTACAAAG TTGAATCTCCCATCCAGCCTGCTTCCTGCCATTGATATTTCTTACATTCAAGAGAAATATGCTGGTGGCAATGCACCGTCTTTTGTGAAGAATAATAACAGCATCTCATCAAAGCATCGGTTAATAAACGATACATTCAAG ATATGGGTTCCATCAAATCCAAGAGGTGCAGAAAGATTACCTCCTGAGATTATTGAAGCTGAGACAGACTTTTATTTGCGTAGATTGTGGGGTCAGCCCAGTGAG GATTTAACATCAAAGCCAAAGTACCTTGTGACTTTCACTGTTGGTTATAATCAGAGATATAATATTGATGCAAATGTGAAAAAG TTCTCAGAGAACTTTACAATAGTTCTATTTCATTATGATGGCCACACAACTGAATGGGATGAGTTTGAGTGGTCAAAGCGGGCAATTCATGTGAGTGTTCGCAAACAAACCAAATG GTGGTATGCCAAGCGGTTTCTGCATCCTGACATTGTGGCACCATATGACTATATTTTTATATGGGATGAAGACCTGGGTGTTGAACATTTTAATGCAGAGGA ATACTTAAAACTGGTGAAGAAGCACGGGTTGGAGATTTCACAGCCTGGTTTGGAACCTAATAAAGGATTGACATGGCAAATGACAAAGAGAAGAGGTGATCGTGAAGTTCACAA AGAAACAGAGGAGAAACCAGGATGGTGCGCTGACCCCCATCTGCCTCCTTGTGCAGC ATTTGTTGAGATTATGGCTCCAGTGTTTTCACGAGATGCATGGCGTTGTGTCTGGCATATGATTCAG AATGATTTGGTCCATGGCTGGGGCCTTGATTTTGCTCTTAGAAAATGTGTTGAG CCTGCCCACGAGAAAATTGGAGTTGTTGATTCTCAGTGGATTATTCATCAAAGTGTTCCCTCACTAGGGAATCAG GGAGAATCACAACCTGGGAAAGCGCCATGGCATGGG GTGAGGGAGAGGTGTAAAAGGGAGTGGACAATGTTCCAGAGTCGGTTGGCAAATGCAGAAGACGCATATTACAGGGCCGTGGGAGGGGATATGTTTAATTCGACTACTCCTTAG
- the LOC114421837 gene encoding uncharacterized protein LOC114421837, which translates to MVKATRSFTIRKPNESMRHILLLFVGGFFGLIVGVSLPPLSIAKLNLPYGLLHLSCVQEKYIDSSTSSQDQFPSDATKIWVSTNPRGAERLPPGIVNAESDLFLRRLWGLPSEDLTFKPKYLVTFTVGYEQKKNIDAAVKKFSKDFTILLFHYDGRTTEWDEFEWSKQAIHVSVHKQTKWWYAKRFLHPDIVAPYDYIFMWDEDLGVENFNAEEYLKLVRKHGLEISQPALEPSKSTKAVCWNMTRRREHSEVHKEAVEPGKCKYPLLPPCAAFVEIMAPVFSRNAWRCVWHMIQNEFVHGWGLDFAFRKCVEPAHEKIGVVDTQWIVHQGIPSLGNQGETQTTGKPAWRAVKERCGMEWRMFQGRLTNAEKGYYKSKGIDFSNLLVHN; encoded by the exons ATGGTGAAAGCTACTCGCAG TTTTACTATTAGGAAACCGAATGAAAGTATGAGGCATATCCTGTTACTTTTTGTTGGAGGATTTTTCGGCTTAATTGTAGGAGTATCACTTCCACCACTGTCAATAGCAAAG TTGAATCTACCATACGGCCTGCTTCATCTCTCTTGTGTACaggaaaaatatatagataGCAGCACCTCATCCCAAGATCAGTTTCCAAGTGATGCAACAAAG ATATGGGTTTCAACAAATCCAAGAGGTGCAGAAAGATTACCTCCTGGGATTGTCAATGCAGAATCAGACTTATTTTTGCGCAGATTGTGGGGTCTTCCCAGTGAG GATTTAACCTTTAAGCCAAAGTACCTTGTGACTTTTACTGTTGGGTATGAGCAGAAAAAGAACATTGATGCAGCTGTGAAAAag TTTTCAAAGGACTTCACAATCCTTCTGTTTCATTATGATGGCCGAACAACAGAATGGGATGAATTTGAGTGGTCAAAACAGGCCATTCATGTCAGTGTTCACAAACAAACCAAATG gTGGTATGCCAAGAGGTTTCTACATCCAGACATTGTGGCACCATATGACTATATTTTCATGTGGGATGAAGACCTGGGGGTTGAGAATTTCAATGCAGAAGA ATACCTAAAACTGGTGAGGAAGCATGGCTTGGAGATATCACAGCCTGCCTTGGAACCTAGTAAAAGTACCAAAGCGGTGTGTTGGAATATGACAAGGAGAAGAGAGCATAGTGAAGTTCACAA AGAAGCAGTGGAACCAGGAAAGTGTAAGTACCCTCTTCTGCCTCCTTGTGCAGC GTTTGTTGAGATTATGGCTCCAGTGTTTTCACGAAATGCATGGCGCTGTGTGTGGCATATGATTCAG AATGAATTTGTCCATGGATGGGGTCTTGATTTTGCTTTTAGAAAATGTGTTGAG CCTGCCCATGAGAAGATTGGAGTTGTTGATACTCAGTGGATTGTGCACCAAGGTATTCCCTCACTAGGGAATCAG GGAGAAACACAAACAACTGGAAAACCTGCATGGCGAGCG GTGAAGGAGAGGTGTGGCATGGAGTGGAGGATGTTCCAGGGTAGGTTGACTAACGCGGAAAAGGGTTATTACAAGTCCAAGGGAattgatttttctaatttgCTCGTTCATAATTAG
- the LOC114422431 gene encoding uncharacterized protein LOC114422431: MAYQNYNNYGWRCPSDEYQVYDPPVEATYPRQNHHKKGHVAFRTNYEDSIAEVESNVEAREHNSRLWNHSAYKSVDQEAEAFIQYEHKRMELARLMSTRAV; this comes from the coding sequence ATGGCATACCAAAACTACAACAACTATGGGTGGCGATGCCCCTCTGACGAGTACCAAGTGTACGACCCCCCAGTAGAGGCAACATATCCTAGGCAAAATCATCACAAGAAGGGTCATGTGGCATTCAGAACCAACTATGAGGATTCTATAGCTGAAGTAGAATCCAACGTTGAGGCTCGAGAACATAACAGCAGGTTATGGAATCACAGTGCTTACAAAAGCGTGGACCAAGAGGCTGAGGCGTTTATTCAGTATGAGCATAAGAGGATGGAATTAGCCAGGCTTATGTCAACAAGGGCTGTCTGA
- the LOC114421839 gene encoding uncharacterized protein LOC114421839 has protein sequence MWWMMNETGGNYCSKKSDDLCSNVCDQESSQVLGMSRIRCILRGLDVKTYIFMFAVIPMCVFGFYIHGQKISYFLRPLWEKAPKPFNVIPHYYNENITMENLCRLHGWGVREYPRRVYDAVLFSNELEILTLRWRELYPYITEFVVLESNSTFTGLPKPLVFNSNREKFKFVEPRLTYGTIGGRFKKGENPFVEEAYQRVALDHLLKIAGITDDDLLIMSDVDEIPSAHTINLLRWCDEVPSILHLQLKNYLYSFEFRVDDKSWRASIHRYQTGKTRYAHYRQSDDILADAGWHCSFCFRRISDFIFKMKAYSHYDRVRFSHYLNPERIQKVICKGTDLFDMLPEEYTFRDIIGKMGSIPHSYSAVHLPAFLLENSEKYKFLLPGNCKRER, from the exons atgtggtggatgatgaaCGAGACTGGAGGCAATTACTGTTCTAAGAAGAGCGATGATTTGTGCAGCAATGTTTGTGATCAG GAATCAAGTCAAGTATTGGGCATGTCACGAATTCGCTGTATTCTGCGTGGTTTGGATGTGAAAACCTATATATTCATGTTTGCTGTTATCCCAATGTGCGTCTTTGGATTCTATATACACGGGCAGAAGATCTCCTACTTTCTGCGACCGCTGTGGGAAAAAGCACCCAAGCCTTTCAATGTCATCCCTCATTACTATAACGAAAACATCACCATGGAGAATCTCTGCAGACTTCATGGCTGGGGAGTCCGGGAGTACCCTAGACGTGTTTATGATGCCGTGTTGTTTAGCAATGAGTTGGAAATACTAACTTTGCGCTGGAGAGAATTGTACCCTTACATAACTGAATTTGTTGTTCTTGAGTCAAATTCTACCTTCACTGGATTGCCTAAGCCTCTGGTTTTCAATAGCAATAGGGAGAAGTTCAAATTTGTTGAGCCGCGGTTAACTTATGGGACCATTGGTGGGAGATTTAAGAAAGGAGAAAACCCATTTGTTGAGGAGGCGTATCAGCGTGTAGCATTGGACCATCTCCTCAAGATAGCTGGTATTACTGATGATGACTTATTGATTATGTCTGATGTGGATGAGATACCAAGTGCTCACACTATTAACCTCCTGAGGTGGTGTGATGAAGTACCCTCAATCCTTCATCTGCAGCTGAAAAATTATCTCTattcatttgaatttcgcgtGGATGATAAGAGCTGGAGGGCTTCAATTCACAGGTATCAGACTGGTAAGACGAGGTATGCACATTATCGCCAGTCTGATGACATATTGGCGGATGCTGGCTGGCATTGTAGCTTTTGCTTCCGTCGGATCAGCGATTTCATTTTCAAGATGAAAGCCTACAGCCATTATGATAGAGTCAGGTTCTCTCACTATTTAAATCCCGAAAGAATTCAGAAGGTAATCTGCAAAGGGACCGATTTATTTGACATGCTGCCGGAGGAGTACACTTTCAGGGATATCATTGGTAAAATGGGATCAATACCCCATTCCTATTCTGCAGTTCACCTTCCTGCTTTTCTTCTGGAAAATTCTGAGAAGTATAAATTTCTTTTGCCGGGAAATTgcaagagagagagatga